The Herbiconiux sp. SALV-R1 nucleotide sequence GCTCGCGGCCTTCGCCTTCGCGAAGTACTCGTTCATCGGCAAGAACCTCATCTTCGGTGCGGTGCTCATCAGCCTGATGCTGCCGACGATCGTGCTCATCATCCCGCTGCTGCTCGAGATGAAGGAGCTCGGCTGGGTGAACACGTACCAGGCGCTCATCCTGCCCGGGGCCGTCGACGCGTTCGCCATCTTCTGGATGCGCCAGGTCATCAGCGCCGTGCCCGACGAACTGCTCGACGCGGCACGGGTCGACGGGTGCAGCGAGTTCGGCATCTTCTGGCGCATCGTGCTGCCGGTCATCAGGCCGGGGCTCGCGGGGCTCGCGGTGCTCACCATCATGAACATCTACAACGACTTCGTCTGGCCGGTGGTGATCGCCTCGTCGGAGCGCATGGCGACGCTGCAGGTCGTCTTGTCGACCCTCTCCCAGAACATCACCGGCAACCGCATCGGTGCCGACTACGCGACCGTGACCGGCGAGCTGCTCGCCGCCAGCTCGGTCGCCCTCATTCCGCTGCTCGTGCTCTTCATCGCACTGCAGCGCCATTTCATCAACGGAATCCTCGCTGGAAGCGTGAAGGGCTAGACCACCAATGACCATCGCGACAGAACTCGCAACCTCCACCTCCTCGGCCGCGGCCGCGGCCGCGTCGGCCGTGCCGGCGTTCGTGCCGAAGGGTGAATACCCCCGCCCCGACCTCGACCGCTCGGAGCGCTGGCTCAGCCTCAACGGCGAGTGGGACTTCTCGAGCATCGACGGCGACTCCCGCATCACCGTGCCCTTCGCCTGGGAGACCCCGGCCTCGGGAATCGAGCGCACCTGGCTCGAGGCTGCGACCTACCGGCGCACCCTCGCGGTGCCCGCCTCCTGGGCCGACGCCCGGGTCGTGCTGTGCTTCGGGGCCGTGCACCACCGCGCCACCGTCTCGATCGACGGCGTCGTCGTGGGCACCCACGTGGGCGGCTACACCTCGTTCGAGTTCGACGTGACCTCGCACGTGCGGGCCGGGCGGGATGCTGTGCTCGAGGTGGCCGTGGAGTCACCAGCCGACAAGCGGTCGATCGTGCACGGCAAGCAGCGATCGATCCCCCGCGACGACTACGACGGGGTGTCGTTCACCCCCACCTCGGGCATCTGGCAGAGCGTGTGGGTCGAGGCCCGCGGGCGCACGTATGCGCGCTCGGTGACGCTGCGGGGCGACAGTCTCACGCGGATCGACGTTGCCGTGGAGCTGGCGGGCGACGCCCCCGCGGGGGCCGCGGTGCGCATCCGGGTGCTCGACGGGGGCGCGGGCGCTGCGGGCGTGGCGGCGACGGATGCGCGTGCTGAGTCGGCGACGGAGGCTGCGGCCGGTCTGCATCCCACGGGCGCCGAGCTCCGCCTCACCGCCGACGCGGCCGGCCGCGCGAGCGGGCGCCTCGAGATCGCCGAGCCGCGCCTATGGTCGCCCGCCGACCCGCACCTCTATCGCGTCGAGGTGACCGTGGGCGAGGGTGCGGGGGCCGATCGCGTCGTCGCCACCACCGGACTCCGCTCCCTCGAGTGGAGCGACGGCGTGCTGCGCCTGAACGGCGACCGCCTGTACCTGCGCGGTGTGCTCGACCAGGGTTATTGGCCCGAGACGGGCCTCACCGCGCCGAGCGACGAGGCGCTGCTCGCCGACCTCGACCTCGCCCGCGAGCTCGGCTACACGATGGTGCGCAAGCACCTCAAGCTCGAGGAGCCGCGGTGGCTCCACCGCGCCGACGAGCTCGGCATGCTCGTGTGGGCCGAGCCCGCAGCGCCGAGCCGCTTCAGCCCGGAGGCAGCTGCCCTGTTCGAGGACCAACTGGAGCCGATGGTGCGACGCGACGGCAATCATCCGTCGATCGTGGTGTGGGGGTTGTACAACGAGGAGTGGGGGCTCGACTGGGACATCCCGGGCAGCCGCCGCCGCGCCGAGGCCGCCGCGCACGCCTACGACACGATGGCGGCCCTCGACCACACCCGGCCGCTGGTCGAGAACTCGGGCTGGGCGCACGTGAAGAGCGATCTCGTCGACTGGCACTACTACGAGCCCGACCCGGCGACCTGGGCCGAGAACGTGCGCGACCTCGCCAGCGGGGCGCGCGAGGTCTTCCCAGTGAAGCTCGGTCCCGACTTCGTGGTCGACAAGAGCCTCTACGGGTCGGGAGAGTTCCCACGCACGGGCGTGCCGCTGCTCAACAGCGAGTACGGCGAGGGCTACACCAGCCTCGAACGCGCCTGGCACCTGCGCTGGCAGACCCAGGAGCTGCGCCGCCACGACCGCTACTCGGGCTACGTCTACACCGAGCTCGCCGATGTCGAGCACGAGAACGCCGGCCTCCTCGACGCCGACCGCCGCCGCAAGGACTCGGGCGGCCTCCGCCCCGCCGACGTGAACGCCGACACCCTCCTCGTCATCGACCTCGTGCCCCGCGCCGCCGGTGCCGACATCGAGGTGCCGCTCGAAGCGTTCGAGCTGACGGTGCGCGTCTCGCACCACGGCACGGATGCGGTGGCCGGGCGGGTGGAAGCCGCGTGGATCGCGGCGGGGTCACCGCTGCCCGCCTCGCTCGGGCGTGGCGCCTTCTCCGCTGCGGTTCCCGCGGTGACGCCCTTCGTGCTGGGCGCTCCGGTGACGCTGACGATCGAGCCGCCGGCCGCATCCGCTCGTCTCGCGCTGTACCTCGTCGACGAGGCGGGTGCGGTGCGCGCGCGCAGCTACCTCGACGCCGCCCCCGTCGAGGAGCCCAACCGCCGGGGGGCGCGGCCCGCGCCCGCCCCCGCGCCTGCTCCCTGAGGGGCGGGCCCCAGCCGTGGCGCGCGTCCCCTGCCAACGTGGCGCGCGCCACACCCTCCCTTCGACCGCTGCGGGAGCGGTATAACGCGTTATACTCTCTCCATGAAGACCGCCATCTCCCTCCCCGACGATGACTTCGAGCGCTTCGACCGGGTCGCCTCGCGGCACGGGATGAACCGTTCGGAGTTCTTCCGCGCGGCCGCCAGCCGCTACGCCGACGAGCTCGACGGCGACAAGGAGCTCACCCGCCTCGCCGACGCGGTCATCGCCCGGGCCGGTCAACCCTCGGCCGACGGCGAGTTCGTGCGCGAGGCGGAACGACGGATGCTGGAGCACACCGAGTGGTGATCGCCCGCGCCGACATCGTCTGGGTCGACTTCGGCTCGCCCCGCGGGTCGGAGCCGGCGAAGGTGCGCCCCTCGATCGTGCTCCAGGAGGACTGGCTGCTTGCCACGACCATCAACACGGTCGTCGTGGTACCCCTGACGTCGAACACCGCGCTGGAGGCGTTTCCCGGAAACGTCTTGCTCCCGGCCGACGCCTCCGGACTCGAGAAAGACTCCGTGGCCGTCGTGTCCCAGCTCGGGCCCGTGAGCCGCGAGTTCATCGACCCCTATCCCGCAGGGCGCGTGCCACTCCACCTCATGAACCGCGTCATGGAGGGCATCAGGCTCACGATCGGGCTGTGACGCGTGCGGGTGCGGCTACGCTCGAGCCATGTTCGACGGGGAGCCACCGCTGCGGGCGGGTCAGATCTGGATGACGGGCGCCTACCACGTCTCGCGCGAGGAGATGGTGGGGTTCGCGCGGCAGTGGGACCCGCTGCCGATCCATCTCGAGGCGCCCCCCGGTGAGTCGCCGTTCGCCGACGTCATCGCGAGCGGGCTGCTGTCGCTCGCCGTCTTTCAGCGGCTGGTGGCGGTCGAGGTGTACGGGAGCCTGCCCATCGTCGCGGCCCGCGGTCTGCGTTCGGTGCGGTTCCTCCAGCCGGTCTATCCTGACGACGAGCTCACGGCGCGGGTCGAGGTCGTCGGCGTCGCACCGCCGTCGCGCGGTCGACGCGAGGTCGAGGTCGCGGGCACCCTGCTGCGCGGGGGGTCGGCCGTGATGACGGTCGCTGTCGATCTGGTGATGGCGCATACAATGCCAGAGTCTGATATCTGATCCGACACGGGAGGCAGCCATGGAGTCACGACGAGGCGGCGGCGTGAAGCCCGCCGGTGTGGCGAGCCTCGTGGCACAGGACATCCGGGAGCGCATCTTCGACGGCCGCCTGCGGGCAGACGAACGGGTTCCGCAGGACGC carries:
- a CDS encoding carbohydrate ABC transporter permease codes for the protein MTALTTPRSTSGTRSPAPVGTRNPPRRSRPAIGSQLFLVLLTVAFLAPVAWALLSAFKPANDIIRSPLLFDPSTFTLDNYVAMFDDVPIASGFLNTAIVLVFKGAITLFFAPLAAFAFAKYSFIGKNLIFGAVLISLMLPTIVLIIPLLLEMKELGWVNTYQALILPGAVDAFAIFWMRQVISAVPDELLDAARVDGCSEFGIFWRIVLPVIRPGLAGLAVLTIMNIYNDFVWPVVIASSERMATLQVVLSTLSQNITGNRIGADYATVTGELLAASSVALIPLLVLFIALQRHFINGILAGSVKG
- a CDS encoding glycoside hydrolase family 2 protein, whose protein sequence is MTIATELATSTSSAAAAAASAVPAFVPKGEYPRPDLDRSERWLSLNGEWDFSSIDGDSRITVPFAWETPASGIERTWLEAATYRRTLAVPASWADARVVLCFGAVHHRATVSIDGVVVGTHVGGYTSFEFDVTSHVRAGRDAVLEVAVESPADKRSIVHGKQRSIPRDDYDGVSFTPTSGIWQSVWVEARGRTYARSVTLRGDSLTRIDVAVELAGDAPAGAAVRIRVLDGGAGAAGVAATDARAESATEAAAGLHPTGAELRLTADAAGRASGRLEIAEPRLWSPADPHLYRVEVTVGEGAGADRVVATTGLRSLEWSDGVLRLNGDRLYLRGVLDQGYWPETGLTAPSDEALLADLDLARELGYTMVRKHLKLEEPRWLHRADELGMLVWAEPAAPSRFSPEAAALFEDQLEPMVRRDGNHPSIVVWGLYNEEWGLDWDIPGSRRRAEAAAHAYDTMAALDHTRPLVENSGWAHVKSDLVDWHYYEPDPATWAENVRDLASGAREVFPVKLGPDFVVDKSLYGSGEFPRTGVPLLNSEYGEGYTSLERAWHLRWQTQELRRHDRYSGYVYTELADVEHENAGLLDADRRRKDSGGLRPADVNADTLLVIDLVPRAAGADIEVPLEAFELTVRVSHHGTDAVAGRVEAAWIAAGSPLPASLGRGAFSAAVPAVTPFVLGAPVTLTIEPPAASARLALYLVDEAGAVRARSYLDAAPVEEPNRRGARPAPAPAPAP
- a CDS encoding CopG family ribbon-helix-helix protein, with the protein product MKTAISLPDDDFERFDRVASRHGMNRSEFFRAAASRYADELDGDKELTRLADAVIARAGQPSADGEFVREAERRMLEHTEW
- a CDS encoding type II toxin-antitoxin system PemK/MazF family toxin produces the protein MVIARADIVWVDFGSPRGSEPAKVRPSIVLQEDWLLATTINTVVVVPLTSNTALEAFPGNVLLPADASGLEKDSVAVVSQLGPVSREFIDPYPAGRVPLHLMNRVMEGIRLTIGL
- a CDS encoding MaoC/PaaZ C-terminal domain-containing protein is translated as MFDGEPPLRAGQIWMTGAYHVSREEMVGFARQWDPLPIHLEAPPGESPFADVIASGLLSLAVFQRLVAVEVYGSLPIVAARGLRSVRFLQPVYPDDELTARVEVVGVAPPSRGRREVEVAGTLLRGGSAVMTVAVDLVMAHTMPESDI